One window of Gloeothece citriformis PCC 7424 genomic DNA carries:
- a CDS encoding hemolysin family protein has protein sequence MTIQDILLRIFSVLLLILLNGFFVTAEFSIVSVRRSRISQLVEAGDVQAQTVQSFQRSIERLLSTTQLGITLASLALGWIGEDTIAVVLKQLIITLPIASETLDYIAHGIAIPLAFILLVYLQIVLGELCPKCLALLYSEKLARFLAAPIGVIARIFHPFIWILNQSTRFLLRLGGIQYSEQGWYNRVTPEELQLIISTEIESSGLEAQERELLNNVFEFADVTAVEVMIPRTQLIAIPETATFETLLNEVTSTGHSRYPVKGDSLDDIRGIIDFKDLALPLAQGRLSLDASIHLWVKPVRFVPESTPLNELLSLMQRSHLKMVMVVDEFGGTSGLITLQDLIAEILGERSPSENDNVVELQMLDEQTFLVQAQMNLEEVNEVLDLELPVTNEYQTLGGFLLYQWQKIPMQGETLHYDNLEFTVVSVEGPRLGQIRIARQEIPSTEMPSEVTSDFSPDVTEESNESSHSDSLPPDHR, from the coding sequence TTGACAATTCAAGATATCTTGCTCAGGATATTTTCCGTATTACTGCTGATTTTACTGAATGGGTTTTTTGTCACAGCAGAATTTTCCATTGTTTCTGTAAGGCGATCGCGGATCAGTCAATTAGTAGAAGCTGGAGATGTACAGGCGCAAACGGTTCAATCTTTTCAACGCAGTATAGAACGGTTGTTGAGTACCACTCAATTAGGTATTACCCTTGCTAGTTTAGCACTAGGTTGGATCGGAGAAGATACCATCGCGGTTGTACTGAAACAATTAATTATTACTCTCCCGATAGCTTCGGAAACTCTCGATTATATCGCTCATGGAATCGCTATTCCCCTTGCTTTTATTCTCTTAGTCTATCTGCAAATCGTTCTCGGTGAACTCTGTCCCAAATGCCTCGCTTTATTATACTCAGAAAAACTAGCTCGATTTTTAGCCGCTCCCATTGGAGTCATTGCCCGGATTTTTCATCCGTTTATCTGGATTTTAAATCAATCTACCCGTTTTTTGTTGCGATTAGGCGGCATACAATATTCAGAACAAGGATGGTACAACCGAGTTACACCCGAAGAATTACAGTTAATTATTAGCACAGAAATCGAATCAAGCGGGTTAGAAGCGCAAGAACGAGAATTATTGAATAATGTTTTTGAATTTGCCGATGTTACCGCCGTAGAGGTGATGATTCCTCGGACTCAATTAATCGCTATTCCTGAAACCGCTACCTTTGAAACCTTACTCAATGAAGTCACCAGCACCGGACACTCTCGTTATCCGGTTAAGGGAGACTCGTTAGATGATATTCGTGGCATTATTGATTTTAAAGACTTAGCTCTCCCTTTAGCACAAGGCCGCTTAAGTTTAGATGCGTCTATTCATCTCTGGGTAAAACCGGTTCGCTTTGTTCCGGAGTCTACCCCATTAAATGAATTATTATCCTTAATGCAGCGATCGCACTTAAAAATGGTGATGGTTGTGGATGAATTTGGGGGAACATCCGGATTAATTACCCTTCAAGATTTAATTGCAGAAATTTTGGGCGAGCGCTCCCCATCAGAAAATGATAATGTTGTCGAATTGCAAATGCTCGATGAGCAAACCTTTTTGGTACAGGCGCAAATGAACCTAGAAGAAGTCAATGAAGTCTTAGATTTAGAATTGCCTGTCACCAACGAATATCAAACCCTCGGCGGATTTTTACTTTACCAATGGCAAAAAATTCCTATGCAAGGAGAAACCCTACACTACGATAATTTAGAGTTTACCGTTGTCTCTGTCGAAGGCCCTCGCCTCGGACAAATTCGCATTGCTCGGCAAGAAATCCCCTCAACAGAGATGCCATCGGAGGTAACTTCTGATTTTAGCCCAGATGTGACCGAAGAATCTAACGAATCCTCCCATTCTGACTCTCTCCCTCCGGATCATCGATAA